In Cellvibrio polysaccharolyticus, a genomic segment contains:
- the ptsP gene encoding phosphoenolpyruvate--protein phosphotransferase: MLHSLRSIVQEVNAARDMKTALAIIVMRVKHAMQTQVCSVYLRDDKGEYLLMATEGLNPKAVGQVRLRRGEGLVGRVVVREEPINLEHAEAHPSYQYFPETGEERYSSFLGVPIIHHRQVLGVLVVQQVEQRRFDEGDEAFLVTMSAQLAAVIAHAEATGDLLTLGEKPRQAKFVGVSGAPGIAIGEAVVISPVADLQSVPFKACDDVDAELAFFQRSLMAVREDIKGLGSQLKERLNREEQALFDAYLAMLDDASLAREVSERIRKGVTAPYAWAEVILEHERTFTSMNDPYLRERATDLRDLGRRVLAYLQESTQKCRIYPDRTILIGEELTASMLGEVPREKLAGLVSVEGSSNSHVAILARAMDIPTVMGAVDLPYTQMDQRPVIVDGYKGVVHTDPGSQLRKHYKAIYIEEQQLVKGLEALRDLPCETLDGYRVPLWVNTGLMTDVVRSLERGAEGVGLYRTEVPFLLRDRFPGEEEQRQIYREQLEAFSPHPVTMRTLDIGGDKALPYFPIEEDNPFLGWRGIRVTLDHPEIFLTQIRAMMKASEGLDNLRILLPMITSVPELDASLVLIHRVFNELREEGYDIHLPPIGVMIEVPAAVYQVRELSSRVQFLSVGSNDLTQYLLAVDRNNARVADVYQAFHPAVFRALQTIVDEGHKENVSVGICGELAGDPGAAILLMAMGFDVLSMNATNLPKVKSVIRGITLLQSRALLAEVMALSDADQIRERVERALREAGVTRLIRPLDNAG; this comes from the coding sequence ATGCTACATTCGCTGCGCAGTATCGTTCAGGAAGTTAACGCCGCCCGGGATATGAAAACCGCGCTGGCGATTATTGTTATGCGCGTGAAACATGCCATGCAAACCCAGGTTTGCTCGGTGTACCTGCGCGATGACAAAGGCGAATACCTGCTCATGGCGACCGAAGGGTTAAACCCCAAAGCGGTTGGTCAGGTGCGTTTGCGCCGGGGCGAAGGTCTGGTTGGCCGGGTCGTGGTCCGGGAAGAACCCATTAACCTCGAACACGCCGAAGCGCACCCGAGTTATCAATATTTTCCGGAAACCGGTGAAGAGCGCTACAGCTCTTTTCTGGGCGTGCCGATCATTCACCATCGTCAGGTACTGGGTGTGCTGGTTGTTCAGCAGGTTGAACAGCGCCGTTTTGATGAAGGCGACGAAGCTTTTCTGGTCACCATGTCTGCCCAGCTGGCAGCCGTTATTGCCCATGCCGAAGCCACCGGTGATCTGTTGACGCTGGGCGAAAAGCCGCGCCAGGCAAAGTTTGTGGGTGTGTCCGGTGCGCCGGGTATTGCGATCGGTGAGGCGGTGGTTATCTCGCCGGTGGCCGATTTACAGTCAGTGCCTTTTAAAGCCTGCGACGATGTTGACGCTGAATTGGCTTTTTTCCAGCGCAGCCTGATGGCGGTGCGGGAAGACATCAAAGGCCTTGGCTCACAGTTAAAAGAGCGCCTGAACCGCGAGGAACAGGCGCTTTTTGATGCCTATCTGGCGATGCTCGACGATGCCTCGCTGGCGCGCGAAGTGTCCGAGCGCATCCGCAAGGGCGTTACCGCGCCTTATGCCTGGGCGGAGGTGATTCTCGAACACGAGCGCACCTTCACCAGCATGAATGATCCTTATTTGCGGGAGCGCGCTACTGACTTGCGCGACCTGGGGCGTCGGGTGCTGGCCTATTTGCAGGAGTCCACACAAAAGTGCCGCATCTATCCCGATAGAACTATTTTGATCGGTGAAGAACTCACCGCGTCGATGTTGGGAGAAGTGCCCAGAGAAAAACTTGCCGGTCTGGTATCGGTTGAGGGCTCCAGTAACTCGCACGTCGCTATTCTGGCGCGCGCCATGGATATTCCCACCGTTATGGGCGCGGTTGATCTGCCGTATACCCAGATGGATCAGCGCCCGGTAATTGTTGACGGCTATAAAGGTGTGGTGCACACCGACCCCGGCTCGCAACTGCGCAAACACTACAAAGCCATTTATATCGAAGAGCAGCAGCTGGTCAAAGGCCTCGAAGCGCTGCGCGATTTGCCCTGCGAAACGCTGGACGGTTACCGCGTGCCCTTGTGGGTTAACACCGGTTTGATGACCGATGTAGTGCGCTCGCTGGAGCGGGGCGCAGAAGGTGTGGGTCTTTACCGTACCGAGGTGCCCTTTTTGTTGCGTGATCGCTTCCCTGGTGAAGAAGAGCAGCGGCAAATTTACCGCGAACAGCTGGAAGCTTTTTCACCGCATCCGGTGACCATGCGTACGCTGGATATCGGTGGTGACAAGGCGCTTCCCTATTTCCCGATTGAAGAAGACAATCCTTTTCTTGGCTGGCGCGGTATTCGCGTCACGCTCGACCACCCGGAAATTTTCCTCACCCAGATCCGCGCCATGATGAAGGCGAGTGAAGGGCTGGATAATTTGCGTATTTTGTTGCCAATGATTACCAGCGTGCCCGAACTGGATGCCTCGCTGGTGCTGATTCACCGGGTTTTTAATGAGCTGCGTGAAGAAGGTTATGACATTCATCTGCCGCCCATCGGTGTGATGATCGAAGTGCCGGCAGCGGTTTATCAGGTGCGCGAACTGTCATCGCGCGTACAATTTTTATCGGTGGGCAGTAACGACCTTACCCAGTATTTGCTGGCGGTAGATCGCAACAATGCCCGCGTGGCCGATGTGTATCAGGCGTTTCATCCGGCGGTGTTCCGTGCCTTGCAAACCATTGTCGATGAGGGGCATAAAGAAAATGTCAGCGTCGGTATTTGCGGTGAGTTGGCCGGTGATCCTGGCGCGGCCATTTTGTTGATGGCGATGGGTTTTGATGTGCTGTCAATGAACGCCACCAACCTGCCCAAGGTGAAGTCGGTGATTCGTGGCATCACCTTGCTGCAGTCGCGCGCGTTGTTGGCAGAAGTCATGGCGCTTTCCGATGCCGACCAGATTCGTGAGCGCGTAGAACGTGCATTGCGCGAAGCCGGCGTAACCCGTCTCATCCGACCACTCGATAACGCGGGTTAA
- a CDS encoding RNA pyrophosphohydrolase encodes MIDTDGFRPNVGIILTNERGELLWARRVGGQDAWQFPQGGINSHETPEQALYRELYEEIGLHPDDVDILACTRGWLRYRLPNRLVRHNSQPLCVGQKQKWFLLRLKTDEGRICLSNGGRAEFDAWRWVSYWYPLGKVVAFKRDVYRRALKELSLSHSELEEAHLRLLSSDSRS; translated from the coding sequence GTGATAGATACTGATGGCTTTCGCCCGAATGTGGGCATCATTCTTACTAACGAGCGCGGAGAGTTGCTCTGGGCCCGTCGTGTGGGCGGGCAGGATGCCTGGCAATTTCCCCAGGGCGGCATCAACTCCCATGAAACCCCCGAACAAGCGCTTTACCGTGAATTGTATGAAGAGATTGGTTTGCATCCCGATGATGTCGACATTCTCGCCTGTACCCGCGGCTGGCTGCGCTACCGTTTGCCCAACCGCCTGGTAAGGCACAATTCCCAGCCTTTGTGCGTGGGGCAAAAACAAAAATGGTTTTTATTGCGCCTGAAAACCGATGAAGGCCGCATTTGCCTGAGTAATGGCGGGCGTGCCGAATTCGATGCCTGGCGCTGGGTCAGTTACTGGTATCCATTGGGTAAAGTGGTCGCTTTCAAGCGCGATGTGTATCGCCGTGCATTGAAAGAACTGTCTTTATCTCACAGTGAGCTGGAAGAAGCTCACCTCCGCCTGCTGTCCTCCGACAGCCGCTCCTGA
- a CDS encoding histidinol-phosphatase, whose product MKLAIFDLDNTLIAGDSDHSWGEFLTGKALVDAEEYRRQNDRFYQDYKNGTLNMNAYLEFSLAPLARHTLDELQVFHDEFMRLHIEPIMLPKAQALLALHRQRGDYLLIITATNSFITHPIGARLGVDHIMATDAEMLDDRYTGRPLGTPCFREGKVTRLQAWMAQQGFSLEGSYFYSDSINDLPLLKEVTSPVAVDPDDLLREEANRRGWPVISLRDERPLTHLPSIA is encoded by the coding sequence GTGAAACTTGCCATTTTTGATCTGGACAATACGCTTATTGCGGGCGACAGCGACCACAGCTGGGGCGAATTTTTAACCGGCAAGGCGCTGGTAGATGCCGAGGAATATCGCCGGCAGAACGATCGGTTTTACCAGGATTATAAAAATGGCACGCTGAATATGAATGCCTACCTGGAGTTTTCCCTCGCCCCGCTTGCGCGGCATACGCTGGATGAGCTGCAAGTGTTTCACGATGAATTCATGCGCCTGCACATAGAACCGATCATGTTGCCCAAGGCGCAAGCTCTGCTGGCATTACACCGTCAGCGTGGCGATTACCTGCTGATTATTACCGCCACCAACAGCTTTATTACCCATCCGATCGGCGCACGCCTCGGTGTTGACCACATTATGGCAACAGACGCGGAGATGCTGGATGATCGCTACACCGGGCGCCCACTCGGCACACCCTGCTTTCGCGAAGGCAAAGTAACCCGCTTGCAGGCGTGGATGGCGCAACAAGGATTTTCACTGGAGGGCAGCTATTTTTACAGTGATTCGATCAACGACTTGCCACTGCTAAAAGAAGTAACCAGTCCGGTCGCGGTAGATCCGGATGATTTGTTGCGGGAAGAGGCCAACCGGCGCGGCTGGCCGGTGATCAGCCTGAGGGATGAACGGCCACTGACCCACCTGCCGTCAATCGCATAA
- a CDS encoding class I SAM-dependent rRNA methyltransferase: protein MTLSSLILKPQCDRRLKLGHLWIYSNEVDVERSPLRNFEAGQQVRIEASSGKCLGIALMNPAGLICARVISRDEQYPLDKSLLVHRIKQALGLRTLAFDQPYYRLVYGDSDLLPGLVVDRFGDYLVVQIASAGMERVKEQVVEALVQVLKPEGILLSNDHSARALEQLPEYVEVAYGSIPDQVELVENGTRFLAPVAGGQKTGWFYDHRVNRAQLQQYVKGKRVLDVFSYIGGWGVQAAVAGAAEVVCVDASASALEGVERNAELNGVIDRVSAIHGKAIDVLKHLIAEGERFDVVVLDPPAFIKRRKDQKAGEAAYRHINELGIRLLGRDGLLVAGSCSMHLGKDTLVDIVRAAGRHLDRHVQIIGQGGQGADHPVHPAIPETDYLKAVFARVYIP from the coding sequence ATGACCCTCTCTTCCCTGATTCTCAAACCCCAGTGTGACCGCCGACTCAAGTTGGGGCATCTCTGGATTTATAGCAATGAAGTGGATGTGGAGCGGTCACCGTTGCGCAACTTTGAAGCCGGTCAGCAGGTGCGGATTGAAGCATCCAGTGGTAAATGTCTTGGCATCGCCCTGATGAACCCGGCCGGTTTGATCTGCGCCCGGGTTATCAGTCGTGATGAGCAATATCCGCTGGATAAATCCTTGCTGGTGCACCGTATCAAGCAGGCGCTGGGTTTGCGTACGCTGGCGTTTGATCAGCCGTATTACCGTCTGGTGTACGGCGATTCCGACCTGTTGCCCGGTTTGGTGGTAGATCGTTTTGGTGATTATCTGGTGGTGCAAATCGCCAGTGCCGGTATGGAGCGGGTAAAAGAGCAGGTGGTTGAGGCGCTGGTGCAAGTGCTCAAGCCGGAAGGCATTTTACTCAGCAATGACCACAGCGCCCGTGCGCTGGAGCAGTTGCCGGAATATGTAGAAGTGGCTTACGGCAGCATTCCCGACCAGGTTGAGCTGGTTGAAAACGGTACGCGGTTCCTGGCGCCGGTAGCGGGCGGGCAGAAAACCGGCTGGTTTTACGATCATCGCGTCAACCGTGCGCAGTTGCAGCAGTATGTTAAAGGCAAGCGCGTGCTGGATGTGTTTTCCTACATCGGTGGCTGGGGCGTGCAGGCCGCTGTCGCCGGCGCTGCGGAAGTGGTTTGTGTGGATGCCTCCGCCAGTGCGCTGGAAGGTGTTGAGCGCAATGCCGAATTGAACGGCGTGATAGATCGTGTCTCGGCCATTCATGGCAAAGCCATCGACGTGTTAAAGCACCTGATTGCCGAAGGCGAGCGTTTCGATGTGGTGGTGCTCGACCCGCCAGCATTTATCAAGCGCCGTAAGGATCAAAAGGCCGGCGAGGCGGCTTACCGTCATATCAATGAGTTGGGTATTCGCTTGCTGGGGCGTGATGGTTTGCTGGTGGCCGGTTCCTGTTCCATGCATCTGGGTAAAGATACCCTGGTGGATATTGTGCGCGCTGCCGGTCGCCATCTGGACCGTCATGTGCAAATTATCGGCCAGGGCGGGCAGGGCGCTGACCACCCTGTGCACCCGGCTATTCCGGAAACCGATTATCTGAAAGCGGTATTCGCCCGGGTTTACATTCCCTGA
- the gdhA gene encoding NADP-specific glutamate dehydrogenase, with protein sequence MSDVHKRITGIFDQVIKRNQGEHEFHQAVKEVIETLEPVLRKHPEYADHKIIERICEPERQIIFRVPWVDDKGEVQINRGFRVEFNSALGPYKGGLRFHPSVTLGTIKFLGFEQIFKNALTGLPIGGGKGGSDFDPKGKSDAEVMRFVQSFILELYRHIGEHTDVPAGDIGVGAREIGYMFGQYKRITNRYESGVLTGKSPAWGGALVRKEATGYGAVFFLEEMLKTRGIGLEGKTCVVSGSGNVAIYAIEKLQQYGAKVVACSDSNGVIYDPAGIDLEIVKQLKEVERKRISDYVKLRGGATFIENGNIWDIPCELALPCATQNELDGGDAQTLVKNGLLAVSEGANMPSTPEAIKVFQDAGIAYGLGKAANAGGVATSALEMQQNASRDSWSFEYSEERLKVIMQNIHQNCYDTAEEYGSKGNYVLGANIVGFRRVAEAMLAFGVV encoded by the coding sequence ATGAGTGATGTTCATAAAAGAATAACCGGTATTTTTGACCAGGTTATTAAACGTAACCAGGGCGAGCACGAATTTCACCAGGCGGTGAAAGAAGTGATTGAAACCCTGGAACCGGTTCTGAGAAAGCATCCCGAATACGCCGATCACAAAATTATAGAGCGTATTTGTGAACCCGAACGTCAAATCATCTTCCGGGTACCCTGGGTAGATGACAAAGGCGAAGTTCAAATCAACCGCGGTTTCCGCGTTGAGTTCAACAGTGCCCTCGGCCCTTACAAAGGCGGTCTGCGCTTTCACCCGTCAGTAACCCTGGGAACCATCAAGTTCCTCGGCTTTGAGCAAATCTTCAAGAATGCCTTGACCGGTTTGCCCATTGGTGGCGGTAAAGGTGGCTCCGACTTTGATCCGAAAGGCAAGTCAGACGCTGAAGTTATGCGTTTCGTACAAAGCTTTATCCTCGAACTTTACCGCCACATTGGCGAACACACTGACGTCCCTGCCGGTGACATTGGTGTAGGCGCTCGTGAAATCGGTTATATGTTCGGTCAGTACAAGCGTATTACCAACCGTTACGAATCCGGTGTTTTGACCGGTAAAAGCCCTGCCTGGGGTGGCGCACTGGTGCGTAAGGAAGCGACCGGTTACGGTGCAGTATTCTTCCTGGAAGAAATGCTGAAAACCCGTGGTATTGGCCTGGAAGGCAAAACCTGCGTGGTTTCAGGTTCCGGTAACGTAGCGATTTACGCTATTGAGAAGCTGCAACAGTACGGTGCCAAAGTTGTGGCCTGTTCTGACTCCAACGGCGTGATTTATGATCCTGCCGGTATTGATCTGGAGATCGTCAAGCAGCTGAAAGAAGTTGAGCGCAAGCGCATCAGCGACTACGTCAAACTGCGTGGTGGTGCTACTTTCATCGAAAATGGCAACATTTGGGACATTCCTTGCGAATTGGCTCTGCCGTGCGCAACGCAGAATGAGCTGGATGGCGGCGATGCCCAAACGCTGGTTAAAAATGGCCTGTTGGCAGTCAGTGAAGGGGCGAACATGCCATCTACACCGGAAGCCATCAAAGTCTTCCAGGATGCTGGTATTGCTTACGGTCTGGGCAAAGCAGCCAACGCCGGTGGTGTAGCCACTTCCGCGCTGGAAATGCAACAAAACGCCAGCCGTGATTCCTGGTCGTTCGAATACAGCGAAGAGCGTCTGAAAGTCATCATGCAGAACATTCACCAGAATTGTTATGACACTGCCGAAGAATACGGTAGCAAAGGCAATTATGTGTTGGGTGCAAACATTGTTGGCTTCCGTCGTGTTGCTGAAGCGATGCTGGCATTTGGTGTAGTTTAA
- the azu gene encoding azurin: MKIRSLCVAVALCSAGGFAMADDCSVTIDSNDAMQFATKEVTVNKSCENFTVNLNHTGKLAKNVMGHNWVLTKSDDVRAVAQEGMAAGLNNHYLKPDDARVIAFTEMIGGGETTSVTFPVSKLSADESYTFFCSFPGHVAIMQGSLTIAL; the protein is encoded by the coding sequence ATGAAAATCCGTTCATTATGTGTAGCAGTTGCCCTGTGTTCGGCCGGCGGTTTTGCCATGGCAGATGATTGTTCTGTCACCATCGACAGCAACGATGCCATGCAATTTGCTACCAAGGAAGTGACCGTTAACAAGTCTTGCGAGAACTTCACCGTTAACCTGAACCACACGGGAAAACTGGCCAAGAACGTCATGGGGCACAATTGGGTGCTGACCAAAAGTGATGACGTGCGCGCTGTCGCTCAGGAAGGTATGGCTGCCGGTTTGAATAATCATTACCTGAAGCCGGATGATGCACGCGTCATTGCCTTCACTGAAATGATCGGCGGCGGCGAAACAACCTCGGTAACTTTTCCGGTCAGCAAACTGTCTGCTGACGAATCTTATACTTTCTTCTGTTCTTTCCCGGGACACGTCGCGATTATGCAAGGATCTCTGACGATTGCGTTATAA
- a CDS encoding NnrS family protein — translation MSASPRSVLASYPFRLFFLLTASYAIAIILLWAGVLTGHIGVPAGWLPLHWHSHEMLFGMTSAAIAGFILTAVCNWTGAPPLKNGGLIALAALWLAGRLVMVMGAGLPLVCIAMVDLLFLWALAIFLARLLLRYGNRKNLMLAGIIALLGVANLFMHIGALQADIRWSLAGENLALGMVTLLMVVIGGRIIPAFTRNWLRMHGGRDAEVKTCPKLEALTLATTAALIPAEPLATWLQLHWLVPTLALLAAFTNGFRLFRWRGWLTHREPLLWILHIGYAWVAAALLFKGLAGLGWVPASAWQHALGAGAMGTLILAVMTRVALGHTGRPMKLPRFAVFIYIAILVAAVLRMATALQWLPFGSGILLSVFAWALAFGAFVVIYWPILSRPRVDGRPG, via the coding sequence ATGTCCGCCTCCCCCCGGTCCGTACTCGCCTCGTATCCATTCCGTCTGTTCTTTCTATTAACCGCCAGTTACGCCATTGCCATTATCCTGCTGTGGGCGGGCGTACTTACGGGCCACATTGGGGTACCGGCAGGTTGGTTGCCATTGCATTGGCACAGCCATGAAATGCTCTTTGGTATGACCAGTGCCGCCATTGCAGGTTTCATTCTTACCGCGGTTTGTAACTGGACTGGCGCCCCACCACTGAAAAATGGCGGGTTAATTGCTCTCGCCGCGCTCTGGCTGGCCGGGCGGCTGGTCATGGTGATGGGCGCCGGTTTGCCGCTGGTATGCATTGCCATGGTGGATTTGCTGTTTCTATGGGCACTGGCGATTTTTCTCGCCCGCCTGCTGTTGCGCTACGGCAACCGTAAAAACCTGATGCTGGCCGGCATCATTGCGCTGCTCGGTGTCGCCAACCTTTTTATGCACATAGGCGCGCTGCAAGCGGATATTCGCTGGTCGCTTGCCGGAGAAAATCTGGCGCTGGGGATGGTTACCCTGTTAATGGTGGTTATTGGCGGCCGTATTATTCCGGCGTTTACCCGCAACTGGCTGCGCATGCACGGCGGCCGCGATGCCGAGGTAAAAACCTGCCCAAAACTGGAGGCGCTCACGCTGGCAACAACCGCCGCGCTGATTCCCGCCGAACCGCTGGCCACCTGGCTACAGCTTCACTGGCTGGTGCCAACCCTGGCATTGCTGGCGGCATTCACCAACGGCTTTCGGCTTTTCCGCTGGCGCGGCTGGCTTACCCATCGCGAACCACTGCTCTGGATATTGCACATTGGCTACGCCTGGGTAGCCGCAGCGCTGCTGTTTAAAGGGCTGGCAGGCTTGGGATGGGTGCCGGCATCGGCCTGGCAGCATGCGCTGGGCGCCGGCGCCATGGGCACATTGATCCTGGCGGTGATGACCCGGGTTGCCCTGGGTCACACCGGGCGGCCCATGAAATTACCGCGTTTTGCGGTGTTCATTTACATCGCTATTCTGGTCGCTGCGGTACTGCGCATGGCCACCGCGCTGCAATGGCTGCCGTTCGGCAGTGGCATCCTGCTATCGGTATTTGCATGGGCGCTTGCTTTTGGTGCCTTTGTCGTTATTTACTGGCCAATTTTATCTCGCCCCAGGGTGGATGGTCGCCCGGGATAG
- a CDS encoding Rrf2 family transcriptional regulator — protein sequence MQITRYTDYAMRLMMYLATHDPRRVTIAEVAECYDISRNHLMKVAQLLSNEGYITGVRGKNGGLHLAQPAATLNVGELVRLTEQHTTLVDCFTGGAGCLLTPACHLKKIFAEALESFFIALDQYTLADLVTPENRPMLVRLLGNSELA from the coding sequence ATGCAAATTACCCGTTACACCGACTACGCAATGCGCCTGATGATGTACCTCGCCACCCACGACCCAAGGCGGGTGACCATTGCCGAGGTGGCCGAGTGCTATGACATCTCTCGCAACCACTTGATGAAGGTGGCGCAGCTGTTGAGTAACGAGGGCTATATCACCGGAGTGCGGGGTAAAAATGGCGGCTTGCATCTGGCACAACCGGCCGCGACATTAAATGTTGGCGAGCTGGTGCGCCTTACCGAACAACACACCACGCTGGTTGATTGCTTTACCGGAGGTGCCGGTTGCCTGCTGACACCGGCCTGTCATTTGAAAAAAATATTTGCCGAAGCGCTGGAGAGTTTTTTTATAGCGCTTGATCAATACACCCTGGCGGATCTGGTCACACCGGAAAATCGCCCGATGCTGGTTCGCCTGCTGGGCAACAGCGAACTTGCCTGA
- a CDS encoding flagella assembly protein FlgT middle domain-containing protein, which yields MSLIKTLLASAFMALLTLPALAADTTIPEQTRAIDPGHCAAVSASRYKKSLIITRFQRVQAASSNAGYLHDIDDALPQWLLEDLATQQISAPASLITPPLEDPQTNSPFELTTVTRQQAAKHRAQLIISGTISDMSMTPTSEYSGLYTRVVNGARDTFNLKSSKDKRQRLFSLYLQLRDGITGELLFDNTYRTTGIWPARRYGDIGFDSTRFRQSDYGEQVWQLLQHARDELVTAIRCQPHVAPVELREGQATLVVHSGANHGLRNGDILNLYQLSQYPITGVYQHYDVRLIRQEIPVQLVEVYPSHSIARIEQRGPLTGRFVAISP from the coding sequence GTGTCTTTAATTAAAACCCTGCTCGCCAGTGCTTTCATGGCTCTGCTGACACTACCGGCACTGGCGGCAGATACTACAATACCGGAACAGACCCGGGCTATTGACCCCGGACACTGCGCCGCAGTTTCCGCATCGCGCTATAAAAAATCGCTGATCATTACCCGCTTTCAACGGGTGCAAGCCGCCAGCAGCAACGCCGGTTATTTGCATGATATTGATGACGCGCTGCCGCAATGGCTGCTGGAAGATCTCGCTACACAACAAATTTCGGCACCCGCCAGTTTGATTACTCCGCCGCTGGAAGACCCGCAAACCAATTCGCCGTTTGAGCTGACTACCGTCACACGTCAGCAAGCGGCCAAACACCGGGCGCAACTGATTATCAGCGGCACCATCAGCGATATGTCCATGACGCCGACCAGCGAATACAGCGGCCTTTACACCCGCGTTGTAAATGGCGCCCGCGATACGTTCAACCTTAAAAGTAGCAAAGACAAACGCCAGCGACTGTTCAGCCTGTATTTACAGCTGCGCGATGGCATCACCGGCGAACTGCTATTTGACAACACCTACCGCACCACCGGCATCTGGCCGGCGCGGCGTTATGGCGATATCGGCTTTGATTCCACGCGGTTCCGCCAGTCAGATTACGGCGAGCAAGTCTGGCAATTGCTGCAACACGCCCGCGATGAGCTGGTAACCGCCATTCGCTGCCAACCGCATGTGGCACCGGTCGAATTACGCGAGGGACAGGCGACGCTGGTGGTGCACAGCGGTGCCAACCACGGTTTGCGCAACGGCGATATTCTCAACCTCTACCAACTGAGCCAATACCCCATTACCGGCGTTTACCAGCATTACGATGTACGACTCATCCGTCAGGAAATACCGGTGCAACTGGTTGAGGTTTATCCCTCTCACAGTATCGCCCGCATAGAACAACGTGGCCCGCTGACCGGCCGGTTTGTGGCTATCTCCCCCTGA
- a CDS encoding cation:proton antiporter, producing the protein MSIAQLSITFFLQMFFILLTCRTVGWIGRTYFKQPQVVGEMIAGVILGPSLFGYFLPEIQAYIFPPENKGTLYVGAQLGVGLYMFLVGLGFNTAHFRSNARSAMAVSVSGMAVPFLVAIAITPWLMTVPGLFSDSATRFNATLFMGAAIAITAFPMLARIIHERGLSHTRLGTLTLSAGAIDDAAAWCVLAIVLASFGAGSSVAIAAIGGGILFAGFMILLGPKLLAPLERLAAKEHAEGKPLSSTLLSIVLMLFMLSAWVADYIGLHAVFGGFLLGAVMPRGVLSAQVREKLEPFAVVVLLPMFFTYSGLNTQLTMVNSIELLAIAGVVLAGSVLAKFGACWAAARLCGEDNRTALGIGALMNSRGLMELIIINIGLQAGVIGPALFSMLVLMAIVTTLMASPLFEAVYGKKARASGELDAVPQHSSS; encoded by the coding sequence ATGTCAATTGCACAACTCTCGATAACCTTCTTTTTGCAGATGTTCTTCATTTTGCTCACCTGCCGCACGGTGGGCTGGATAGGCCGAACATACTTTAAACAACCCCAGGTGGTTGGCGAGATGATCGCCGGCGTTATTCTCGGGCCATCGCTGTTCGGGTATTTTTTACCGGAAATTCAGGCGTACATTTTCCCACCGGAAAACAAAGGCACGCTTTATGTAGGCGCTCAATTAGGCGTTGGCCTGTACATGTTTCTGGTGGGTCTCGGTTTTAACACCGCACATTTCCGCAGTAACGCGCGTAGCGCCATGGCGGTTTCTGTCTCGGGTATGGCGGTACCTTTTCTGGTCGCCATCGCCATCACACCCTGGCTGATGACGGTGCCCGGATTGTTCTCCGATAGCGCCACCCGCTTTAACGCCACGCTGTTTATGGGTGCCGCTATCGCCATTACCGCCTTCCCAATGCTGGCGCGCATTATTCATGAACGCGGCTTGAGCCATACCCGGCTGGGTACTTTGACGCTCTCCGCCGGTGCCATTGACGATGCCGCCGCCTGGTGTGTGCTGGCGATTGTTTTGGCCAGCTTCGGTGCCGGCAGTAGTGTTGCTATTGCAGCCATCGGCGGCGGTATTTTATTTGCCGGCTTTATGATTTTACTCGGCCCGAAATTGCTGGCTCCGCTGGAGCGTCTCGCCGCCAAAGAACATGCTGAAGGCAAACCACTCAGTTCAACACTGCTCTCTATTGTGTTGATGCTGTTTATGTTGTCTGCCTGGGTTGCAGACTACATTGGTTTGCATGCGGTGTTCGGCGGCTTCCTGTTAGGCGCCGTCATGCCGCGCGGTGTACTGAGCGCCCAGGTAAGGGAAAAACTGGAGCCATTCGCGGTCGTGGTGTTGCTGCCGATGTTCTTCACCTACTCAGGCCTTAACACCCAGCTGACCATGGTCAACAGTATCGAATTGCTGGCCATCGCCGGTGTGGTTTTGGCGGGTTCTGTTTTAGCCAAATTTGGTGCCTGCTGGGCGGCGGCGCGTTTATGCGGTGAAGACAATCGCACCGCACTGGGCATTGGCGCACTGATGAATTCCCGTGGTTTGATGGAGCTGATTATTATCAACATCGGCCTGCAAGCCGGGGTGATTGGCCCTGCACTTTTCTCCATGCTGGTGCTGATGGCCATTGTTACCACGCTGATGGCATCGCCGCTGTTTGAAGCCGTATACGGCAAAAAGGCGCGCGCTTCCGGCGAGCTGGACGCAGTACCGCAACATTCCAGCAGTTAA